A genomic segment from Azospirillum sp. TSH58 encodes:
- a CDS encoding ABC transporter permease, giving the protein MPRIALFISQRLVKAVFVILAIAVFNFFLVHAAPGDPAAVMAGEAGAADAKFVEQLRQQFGLDRPLYEQLGTYMAKVVQADLGYSYRQQRPVFDLLMDRLPVTLSLTLTAFVLALLGGVALGTLAAMRAGTWSDTAITVVGLTAYATPIFWIGLMLILLFSVNLGWLPAFGTESIGAGYTGWDAFLDRAKHLVLPVTTLGLFYMAVYTRLTRASILEVRDMDFVKTARAKGLPEWRIVSVHILRNAILPVITVAGFQAGHLIGGSILIETVFALPGIGRLAFEAVLQRDYQVLLGIFLLTSVVVVVFNLLTDLIYSLVDPRIEVAP; this is encoded by the coding sequence ATGCCCCGCATCGCCCTATTCATCTCACAGAGGCTGGTGAAGGCGGTCTTCGTCATTCTGGCGATCGCCGTGTTCAACTTCTTCCTGGTCCACGCAGCGCCCGGCGACCCCGCCGCGGTGATGGCGGGCGAGGCCGGGGCCGCCGATGCCAAGTTCGTCGAACAGCTCCGCCAGCAGTTCGGCCTCGACCGCCCCCTGTACGAGCAGCTCGGCACCTACATGGCCAAGGTGGTGCAGGCCGACCTCGGCTATTCCTACCGCCAGCAGCGGCCCGTCTTCGACCTGCTGATGGACCGCCTGCCCGTCACCCTGTCGCTGACGCTGACCGCCTTCGTGCTGGCCCTGCTGGGCGGCGTGGCGCTCGGCACGCTGGCGGCGATGCGCGCCGGCACCTGGTCGGACACCGCCATCACCGTGGTCGGGCTGACCGCCTACGCCACACCGATCTTCTGGATCGGCCTGATGCTGATCCTTCTCTTCTCGGTCAATCTCGGCTGGCTGCCCGCCTTCGGCACGGAGAGCATCGGCGCCGGCTACACCGGCTGGGACGCTTTCCTCGACCGGGCGAAGCACCTCGTGCTGCCGGTGACCACGCTCGGCCTCTTCTACATGGCCGTCTACACCCGGCTGACCCGCGCCTCGATCCTGGAGGTGCGCGACATGGACTTCGTCAAGACGGCGCGGGCCAAGGGCCTGCCGGAATGGCGCATCGTGTCGGTGCACATCCTGCGCAACGCCATCCTGCCCGTCATCACGGTGGCGGGGTTCCAGGCGGGCCACCTGATCGGCGGCTCCATCCTGATCGAGACCGTCTTCGCGCTCCCCGGCATCGGGCGCCTCGCCTTCGAGGCCGTGCTGCAGCGCGACTATCAGGTCCTGCTCGGCATCTTCCTTCTGACCTCGGTGGTGGTGGTGGTGTTCAACCTGCTGACCGACCTGATCTATTCCCTCGTCGATCCGCGCATCGAGGTGGCGCCATGA
- a CDS encoding ABC transporter permease, with amino-acid sequence MTAAAITPSRKGSGFWGAFARNKGAVIGLVFLTLIVLMAAFADVLYPASPWDMTAMPFQPPLSDDALLGSDTLGRDIAAGIAHGARVSLLIGLTSTAVAVLIGVFLGAVSGFYGGRVDDLVMRFTELFQTIPNFVLAVVLVAIFTPSLTSIVLAIAIVSWPPLARLARGEFMSLRSREFVHAAVTTGQSNMTIIWRQILPNSLSPIIVSASLMVATAILLESSLSFLGLGDPNLMSWGYMVGAARTVIRQAWWMSFFPGIAILLTVLALNLVGEGLNDALNPKLARKGRS; translated from the coding sequence ATGACCGCCGCGGCCATCACGCCGTCCCGCAAGGGCTCCGGCTTCTGGGGCGCCTTCGCCCGCAACAAGGGCGCGGTGATCGGGCTGGTCTTCCTGACCCTGATCGTCCTGATGGCGGCCTTCGCCGACGTGCTGTACCCGGCCAGCCCGTGGGACATGACCGCGATGCCCTTCCAGCCGCCGCTGTCCGACGACGCGCTGCTCGGCTCCGACACGCTGGGCCGCGACATCGCGGCGGGCATCGCCCACGGGGCGCGGGTGTCGCTGCTGATCGGCCTGACCTCCACCGCCGTTGCCGTGCTGATCGGCGTGTTCCTGGGGGCCGTCTCCGGCTTCTACGGCGGGCGCGTCGACGATCTGGTGATGCGCTTCACCGAGCTGTTCCAGACCATCCCGAACTTCGTGCTGGCCGTGGTGCTGGTGGCGATCTTCACGCCCTCGCTGACCTCCATCGTGCTGGCCATCGCCATCGTCTCCTGGCCGCCGCTGGCGCGGCTGGCGCGCGGCGAGTTCATGAGCCTGCGGAGCCGCGAGTTCGTGCACGCCGCGGTGACCACCGGCCAGTCGAACATGACGATCATCTGGCGCCAGATCCTGCCCAACAGCCTGTCCCCGATCATCGTGTCGGCCTCGCTGATGGTGGCGACGGCGATCCTGCTGGAAAGCTCCCTCTCCTTCCTCGGGCTCGGCGATCCGAACCTGATGAGCTGGGGCTACATGGTGGGCGCCGCCCGCACGGTGATCCGTCAGGCCTGGTGGATGAGCTTCTTCCCCGGCATCGCGATCCTTCTGACCGTGCTTGCCCTCAACCTCGTGGGTGAGGGGCTGAACGACGCGCTGAATCCCAAGCTGGCGCGAAAGGGCCGTTCCTGA
- a CDS encoding ABC transporter substrate-binding protein, which produces MSNRLRHFRQTLTAAALAAALAAPLALTVPGVAAAQERGGTMNIIVQPEPPILVLGLNQQGPTQTVAGKIYQGLLTFSFDLKPQPELAESWEVSPDGKVYTFKLVKNAKWHDGKPFTAHDVVFSTSKLLMETHPRARATFSKCEKIEALDDYTVQFTLKEPFGPFLQAFEVSSAPMMPKHIYEGTDFKANPANATPIGTGPFKFKEWNKGSYIHLVRNDEYWKAGKPYLDDIYFRVIPDAASRAVAVEQGTVQQTQFNDIETFDVPRLKGLPNVEMTTKGYEFFAPLSWIEINTRNKPLDDKRFRQAMMHAIDRKFIRDKIWFGLGRPATGPVNSVTRFHESNVRKYDFDPKKAEALLEEAGFKKGSDGTRAKVRLLVMPYGETWTRLGEYVKQAMKRVGVDVTLETTDAAGWVNRVSNWDYDLTFNFVYQYGDPALGVSRTYVSENIRKGVMFSNTMGYSNAEVDKLFAQAAQTNKDEERQQLYSAAQKILVEDVPVAWLLEMEFPTFVDKRFKNAVTTAIGVNESYDSVYMVKK; this is translated from the coding sequence ATGAGCAATCGTTTGCGTCACTTTCGTCAAACCCTGACCGCCGCGGCGCTGGCCGCCGCCCTGGCGGCGCCGCTGGCGCTGACCGTGCCCGGCGTGGCCGCGGCGCAGGAGCGCGGCGGCACGATGAACATCATCGTCCAGCCGGAACCGCCGATCCTGGTGCTGGGCCTGAACCAGCAGGGTCCGACGCAGACGGTCGCCGGCAAGATCTACCAGGGCCTGCTGACCTTCAGCTTCGACCTGAAGCCGCAGCCGGAACTGGCGGAAAGCTGGGAGGTCTCGCCCGACGGCAAGGTCTACACCTTCAAGCTGGTGAAGAACGCCAAGTGGCACGACGGCAAGCCCTTCACCGCCCACGACGTGGTGTTCTCGACCTCCAAGCTGCTGATGGAGACCCACCCGCGCGCCCGCGCCACCTTCTCCAAGTGCGAGAAGATCGAGGCGCTGGACGACTACACCGTCCAGTTCACGCTGAAGGAGCCGTTCGGCCCGTTCCTTCAGGCCTTCGAGGTGTCGTCGGCCCCGATGATGCCGAAGCACATCTATGAAGGCACCGACTTCAAGGCCAACCCGGCCAACGCCACCCCGATCGGCACCGGCCCCTTCAAGTTCAAGGAGTGGAACAAGGGCTCCTACATCCACCTCGTCCGCAACGACGAGTACTGGAAGGCCGGCAAGCCCTACCTGGACGACATCTATTTCCGCGTGATCCCCGACGCCGCCTCGCGCGCCGTCGCCGTGGAGCAGGGCACCGTCCAGCAGACCCAGTTCAACGACATCGAGACCTTCGACGTCCCGCGCCTGAAGGGCCTGCCCAACGTCGAGATGACGACCAAGGGCTACGAGTTCTTCGCGCCGCTGTCCTGGATCGAGATCAACACGCGCAACAAGCCGCTGGACGACAAGCGCTTCCGGCAGGCGATGATGCACGCCATCGACCGCAAGTTCATCCGCGACAAGATCTGGTTCGGCCTCGGCCGTCCGGCGACCGGCCCGGTGAACTCGGTCACCCGCTTCCACGAGTCCAACGTCCGCAAGTACGACTTCGACCCGAAGAAGGCCGAGGCTCTGCTTGAGGAAGCCGGCTTCAAGAAGGGCTCCGACGGCACGCGCGCCAAGGTCCGCCTGCTCGTCATGCCCTACGGCGAGACCTGGACCCGTCTCGGCGAGTATGTGAAGCAGGCGATGAAGCGCGTCGGCGTCGACGTGACGCTGGAGACCACCGACGCCGCCGGCTGGGTCAACCGCGTGTCCAACTGGGACTACGACCTGACCTTCAACTTCGTCTACCAGTACGGCGACCCGGCGCTCGGCGTGTCGCGCACCTACGTCTCGGAAAACATCCGCAAGGGCGTGATGTTCTCCAACACCATGGGCTATTCCAACGCCGAGGTGGACAAGCTGTTCGCCCAGGCCGCCCAGACCAACAAGGACGAGGAGCGCCAGCAGCTCTACTCCGCCGCCCAGAAGATCCTGGTCGAGGACGTGCCGGTGGCCTGGCTGCTGGAGATGGAGTTCCCGACCTTCGTGGACAAGCGCTTCAAGAACGCCGTCACGACCGCCATCGGCGTGAACGAGAGCTACGACAGCGTCTACATGGTCAAGAAGTAA